Proteins encoded by one window of Enterobacter pseudoroggenkampii:
- a CDS encoding TetR/AcrR family transcriptional regulator, whose protein sequence is MVVKRLRKEDRRVQLLEVARGIVRQQGTEALTLGYLAERANVTKPIPYDHFGDREGLLMALYQDYSDRQLAKFRETLAVDSKTLEKTIRFFSAAYIDCAITAGPETGPIAAALSGSHALQTFREACVAECADCLRTALSPFIVLKGVQGEAVLTAIIGAADALSTAAGNGVLARNIAEDMLSGAMTGVLETYANSTK, encoded by the coding sequence ATGGTTGTTAAGCGCTTAAGAAAAGAGGACCGCCGCGTGCAGTTGCTGGAAGTTGCGCGCGGAATCGTTCGCCAGCAAGGCACGGAGGCATTGACGCTTGGCTACCTGGCCGAGCGGGCCAACGTCACCAAGCCTATCCCCTATGACCACTTTGGCGATCGTGAAGGGTTGCTGATGGCGCTGTACCAGGATTATAGCGATCGGCAGCTGGCGAAATTCCGTGAGACGCTGGCGGTCGACAGCAAAACGCTGGAAAAGACGATCCGCTTTTTCAGCGCCGCCTATATCGACTGCGCCATTACTGCCGGGCCTGAAACCGGGCCAATCGCGGCTGCGCTGTCCGGTTCCCACGCGTTGCAGACGTTTCGTGAGGCATGCGTGGCCGAATGTGCCGACTGCCTGCGTACCGCGCTTTCCCCTTTTATCGTCTTAAAAGGCGTTCAGGGGGAAGCGGTACTGACGGCCATCATTGGCGCGGCGGACGCGCTCAGCACCGCGGCGGGCAACGGCGTACTCGCCCGAAATATTGCGGAAGATATGCTCAGCGGCGCCATGACCGGCGTGCTGGAGACCTACGCGAATAGCACAAAATGA